Genomic DNA from Phaeobacter porticola:
TGCAGAGGTGCGATGTGTTCTGAGCGTGTCAGGCCCTGGCTGTGTCAGGCCAAGGCGCAAGCTTGGACGTAAAAAAATATGCAGATCCGCGACGGACCTGCATATTCAGCTGTGCAGATAATTCTGCGGTGTTTAGAACGGGATTTCGTCGTCGTCGATGTTATGCGATGCGCCGCCCTGGCTGCCGCCGCCAAAGCCGCCGCCCTGATTGCCACCGCCCTGGCTGCCGCTGTCGTAACCACCGCCGCCGCCATAGCTGCCGCCGCCACCCTGGCCGCCATAGCTACCACCGCCGCTGCCACCTTGGCCACCGCCTTCGCCGCGTCCGTCCAGCATAGTGAGGGTAGAGCCAAAGCCCTGTAGGACGACCTCGGTCGAATAACGGTCCTGACCGCTCTGATCCTGCCATTTACGTGTCTGCAACTGGCCTTCGATATAAACCTTGGAGCCTTTGCGCAGATATTGTTCTGCCACGCGCACCAGACCTTCGTTGAAGATCGCAACAGAGTGCCATTCGGTGCGCTCTTTGCGTTCGCCAGTGTTGCGATCTTTCCAG
This window encodes:
- the ssb gene encoding single-stranded DNA-binding protein; amino-acid sequence: MAGSVNKVILIGNLGRDPEVRSFQNGGKVCNLRIATSENWKDRNTGERKERTEWHSVAIFNEGLVRVAEQYLRKGSKVYIEGQLQTRKWQDQSGQDRYSTEVVLQGFGSTLTMLDGRGEGGGQGGSGGGSYGGQGGGGSYGGGGGYDSGSQGGGNQGGGFGGGSQGGASHNIDDDEIPF